In Papaver somniferum cultivar HN1 unplaced genomic scaffold, ASM357369v1 unplaced-scaffold_57, whole genome shotgun sequence, the DNA window TATTCATCAATTTCCCCGGTTCGTCATACTCCACTAGGTTCCCTAATAAGAAAATTCAACAACTTTGCATTTGAAGATGTGCACTTTCTCTAAGATGATAAGAACTGGGTTTAATTTTCAGGATGCATACGGGTTTaaggaaaatatgaaaaataaaattaattaccatCGTTGAGGGCAAGCACCATGGTGCAGTCCATCACAGTTGGAATCCTGTGGGCAACTGTAATCACAGTGCAGTGTGTGAATTCCACCCTTATGATTTTCTGCAGAGTCGAGTCTGTTGCATTGTCAGTAAAGGCTGTGGCTTCATCAAGTACTAGTATTCGGCTTCTCCTCAACAGAGAGCGACCCAAACAGAATAATTGCCGTTGTCCCATGCTCCAGTTAGATCCATCATCTGCAACTGCAAGCAAAGTCAATTTGATATATCAAAAATACTCTTTATATAACAGGGGAACGACATGCAGTAATAAAAAGACTACCTAGAGAATCCAGTCCACCTCCTTTCTCTTGCACTGCTTCTTCGAGCTGACACTTCTGAAGAACCTTTAAAGAATGCATGAAACAGGGTACTTGTCAGTGACTGCAATTAATATTAATGGATGTTAACAACTACAATTAACGATTAGAAAATTGGTGACTTAAGTCCAGCTAAAAAGTATACCTTCCACAATTCCTGGTCAGTGTATCGAGATGGAGGATCCAAGTTGTATCTCACGGTTCCATTGAAAAGAGTAGGCTCCTGAGGTATGATCCCTAGGCGTGATCTCAGATCATGGAGTCCGATTGTGGAGATGTCGACGCCATCTACAATAATTTTTCCACCCACTGGCTCAACCAGGCGAAACAGCGCACTAACAAGAGTTGTCTTGCCACAGCCAGTCCTGCCAACAATCCCAATCTTGTGCCCTCCTTCAATTTTAAAACTGATCCCATTAAGAACAAGCGGAGTATCGGGCCTATATCTAACCTGCTCGAGACGGTTTCTTCATTATATTAATATATCAGTTGAGCATGCATGGCAAATTCATATACAAATTTCAAAAGATttaccttcaaatcatggaactcCACCATACCTAGAGCTGGCCAACTTGGAAAACGCTGGTCCCCTTCTTCGATTTTTGGGGCTTCGCTAGGAATATGCATGTATTGGTTTAGCCTTTCTACAGAGACGATGTAATTTGCTACTGTGCACTGGTTTTGTATAGACAAAACAAGACCGAGATTTAATGCAAGAGCGTACGACAAAGCCATTCCAACAAATCCTGCAAAAAAATGAAGAGTAATCAAGTGTTTCATCGGATTTTACTTTTTCACCAACATCAAATCACATAAGATGGACCATGTACAGATAGTATAGTAGTATGGATGTGGTAATAATGAAAGAAAACTATCAATTACCAGAACTAAAGGTTCCCGGAGGAAGAGAAACCATCACAAGCACTGAGGAGGAAATGACAACTGCACCCAGTATTTCCAAACGCTGGATCAACCACTCATTGGCTGAAATAGTGTGGAAAAGAGGACTGGAGTTTTTGTCTAAAAGATCCAGATTCTCAGCAAATAATCTATCTTCGACCTGAAATGCTCTGATCGTCATTGCTCCTGCTACGGATTCGGCAAGATGGTTTGCAATCATAGACTTTGTTGTTCCGTTGATTCGCATGAACTCTTTTGCCGAAGCAAAGTAGTATTTCTATGAGTAAAAATACACGACGAGAAAGTTAAATAGTGGATAAATTGAGGAAGTTTCAAATTTAACAGAACAAACTTCTACTTTACCTGTAAACAGACTGCCAGGAATAGCATGGGTGCAGAGACGAACAACAGCTGCCAAGTTATAACGGCCAATACgccaagattagcatatacagtaGAGGTTGAACTAACAGCAACTACTACACCAAATGGAACGTCAAGGTCTAGAATACTCAAATCAGAAGACACCTATTTAAGACAGAAACATGAGTACTCACTAATCACATACTTCTTGGCAAAATTTTATATTTAATTCCAACTTCAATTGACTCTCACCCGGCTCAGTATCCTTCCCAGAGGCGTGGAGTCATAGAAAGACATTGGTGCATGGAAAAGGGAGTTCAATAACTGAGAAAAGAAAGACTTTGATGACTGGAGACCCAAAGAGACTGTTGAAAAAATCCTAACAAGTAAAACTAGTATTGCGCTACATCCTACAAGTAGGTAAACAACGATCAGTCGTAGTTTGGTTACATGTGGGTTCTGAACATTAGCTGCCATCCAAGAATTTTGTAGTATTTGGACACCCACAAACATGAGGTGACTGAGAATTGCTAAAAAGAAGTAGATGAAACCTCTGTTCTGGTTCAGATACTGTATGTAAGGTTTCAGACTATCTCCGATTTCTTTCTCCTCGAGCTTAATTAACTGGGGACCAACAAGTTGTTTCAATGATTTCTCACGATGACTGCTCGTAATCTCTTCTGAACAGGTTTCATAACTCAGAGAAGAGGATACTTCAGCAGTCCTGTCAGAACCAGCTGCATCATTATGTGCAGTAACAAGTTCACGAAATCCTTGACAAGAGGCTAACAACATATGATAAGGAGCTGCACATAAGATTTGCCCATCTGACATCAGCTGCAGTTtccatcaaaaacaaaaacatgagCTGTAATGAAACTAAAATTGCCAGACAAAGAAATGATAACGAAGATGTAAGGATCAAAACTGTTATCTAACCAAAATAGAATCAAATGTTGGAAGGAGGTCGACTTGATGTGTCACAAGTAAGACTGTCTTTGATGATAGAGCTCCCATTAGGTAGTCCTGTACAAaccaatttaaaagaaaaatgttATTACCTTTAATTTCTCGTTATCATGAAAAATGAATCGTAAGCTCACGTTAAACAGGCTTGTAGTAGTATGAGCATCTACTGCGCTAAACGGATCATCCATGAGATATATATCAGCATCCTGATACAGTGCACGAGCAAGTTGGATACGCTGCTTTTGACCACCACTCAAATTAACTCCTCTTTCTCCAATTTCAGTTAGATCACCAAAAGGAAGTATTTCAAGGTCCTGTAAAAGTGAACACTTCTGTAATGTTTCTTGGTATCTTTTATTATCCATAGAGCATCCGAAAAGAATATTATCTTGTATACTTCCTGATTGGATCCACGCTGACTGAGAAACATATGCAATTTTCCCATACACTTGAAACTGTGAAATAAGGGAGAGAAATGAACAACATTAGTTATTTATGACTGTCAATTTAATGTAATAAATTAGACAAATATGGCATTCTGagcaaacaaagaaagaaaatgagtGTTAGTAAAAAGGCTAACCATTCCCCCAACATTCGGAACCTCTCCAAGAATTGCTGCTAGCAAAGTTGATTTTCCTGTACCAACCTCACCGCAGATAGCAACCTTCTCACCGGGTTTGACCTCTAAATTTATATTGCTTAACATAGGCTTTAATGGATTCTCTTCCCATGAAAAATTACCCGACTCGATAAAAATGGCAGGCTTAAATGGCCCTGTATTTTTCTTTTGCCTGGCATTTCCAATCTGTATCTCCGGTGCTCCAAGGAATTTCACAATCCGTGCAAACGCAACTTTTGCTTGAATTACTACTCCTATGATTTCAGGGATCATTCTAACAGGATCCTGAAAAAGACGTAAAGTCGCTAGGAAAGTGAACGCATTACTAGCATAAAGAGGTATACCAAGAAAGTAACATGCCCCAAAAGTAGCCGCCGAAACCAATACAGGAGATGACCAAAAGAGAAGACTATTATATGCTCTCCGGAGTTGGACTAGTGACACCCACCTGATTTCCTCTTCCCTCAACTTCTCAATAACACCCTTGAAATGTGTTTCCCATGCATACATCTTCAGCACCTTCATGTTCATGATAGCTTCTGACATAGCCTTCACCCTCTGATCTTGTGCAACCATGAGCTTACTCTGAAATTCATGTTGAAGTTTGGCCAAGGGAGTATTGCATAACACAGTCAGTATTATAACAACAAATGCTGCAAGTGTTGCTAGACCTACAGCCTGAACAAGAACGACTAAAGCAATACAAAGTTGGAGACATGTTGTCCAtatatgatgaaaccaatatgGGAACTCACCTACTCTATACGCGTCAACAGTGACATAGTTGGTGATCTCACCAGAGGAATGCACCAACTTAGCAGCACTAGAAAGCCTCAATTGCTTTTTGTAGATAGCAGCTGAGAGAAGAGACCTAACTTGGACGCCTATTAATCTACTATGGAAGTACCATTGCCTTTGTGCCAATGACTCTATGCACTTTGAGATGAACAGTGATACAGCCAGCACATAACCCTCgtatttgaaagcttgtttaccTTCTGCGACTTCAATGAAGGCTTTAATAAGAAGAGGTCCAGCAAAAAGAGTGACTATTTTGACCAATGCAAAGAACCCAGATATTAAGATCTGTTTCCAGTAACACCAAACTATTGCCCATAAAACTGATGGTGGTTTCGACGCACAAAGTTGTTTTTGTTTATTCAAATTCTCTGTAAACATTAAGTAAGAACTCTCCACTCGATCTACCTTTCGTAATTGTGGTATATCCTCATTGCTGAGGGTTTGCGACTTGCCTTTCATCAACAATGGATTCAACCACCAAAATGTCGCCTTACTAAGCAACCCTGCTTCGGCAAAGGGAGTTTCACTTATCCGGTTATCTGTATTCGTTTCAGCATGAACATTAGATTCACCACTCAAAGGAGTATAAAGAAAGTCGCTACTGTTAATATCTTCCAATTTGTATCTTTCCGAAGTGCATAATAACAGAAGAATTGCTCCGGGTAAGGATAGACTATCCAAGATAATGTTAACTGAAACTGTTCGGTAGCTAACAACGACCAACAGCGATGAAAAACAAAGAATCCCCCCAACCAGACATGTTACTGTACAGCAAAGCCTCAAAATGTCTTTCGAGAATTTCCATCCCCGTAAGCTGAAAGTTAAACTTAGAAGCAACCACGTGAACCCCTGAAATAACACTACCAGCCACCGATGTAGAGGTAACACATTCCTCTGTTTACTGATCAAACAATCTTCAATAATCCAAATTCCCAAACCCAAGTAAACCAATCCAACACCACCGTTATAAAGAGCGGAATAAACTTCCAAAGGAGTATATCGATGGATACAGGCTACAAATTCAGCAGTCCTTGATGACACGGCCTTGGAAGTTATGGTTAACAAGAACATAAGTAACAACAATAtacaaaaacaaatgataatGCCATTGCGCTCACAAGAGAAGGGATAAGTAAAGGATAGAGACGCAAAACTACATGCCTTTCCTCCATTGATATATGAAGATTCAGTATCTCCGCAAAACACACCCCAAACACTATCCATCATGCTGTTTCTCTAACTCGACCAGGGGATGTCAACGAACACTATGCTCATTTAATGAAGTAATGTTGAACAACTAACTCTTCTCCATACAAACGGATGGTGAAACTACTTCTAAAGATtgatataaataaaataaaaatgaaaccccATGGCTGAAAAACATCGTTTTTTGAGTCAAATGAACAAACATAATATGTGCAACTTATAAAGAACAGAAAGATGGAAATGCTGACcattatttcttttttcttctttctttttgtgatgATAATGGGATTGGGAATATGAAATCTTACATAGATTTTAGAGATAATGGGTGCAAACCAAATTCCAGACTCAACCATTTCTTTAAACTTCAGTCTTacaacttttattttttttctactaTTTTCCACTTTATCTGCTATATCACTTCCCATTTGAAAAATGTTCCAACTTTTGATTGTTCTGATGCTCTCTCCCTCTACTTTTCATTCTTTTCGAAAAATAAAATATGGGGCTCAGACTGATGTTGATGGTGTCCATTATAAGATGCTCCATTAACGACCGATTTGACAGCAATTGGAACCGACTATATTATATGTAGCAGTTGCAACATCCCGTCACGTGGTGCCTTTTCTATTGTTTGGCAGCAATGGGAACTAAATCGATTTTTTCAATGGCTGCTACGAGGGCCAACAAATTACTCCGGGCTATCAAAACGATACGAAACAAAACAATTATTTTATAAGACAGTGACTAAATGCAACCCACGTTTGGGTTAAATGCAACCAAGATATCACTTATGAAAATTCTAATTTACTTTATTTTTGAAAGTGACTAAATGCAACCTAAAAAGGTCAAGTCAAATCCAACTCACAATCCAAAATAACCACCCAAATCGTTCACGGTAAGTTTATTTTTACATTAATCCAAAATATCCAGTTTTTCATGCCTTTTCCATTACGGTAAGTTTATATTTaggttgtcttttttttttcttttcttctttactaATCAACTGAAAAACCCTAGTAATATTTATTCAATGAGTGATTCAAGTGTGGAAAATCCAGGGCAAACCCTAGATGAATCAGAAGAAAAACTTTGTTGTTCAAATGAAGTTAAGGTTTATGGAAACAATGAAGAGGTAAGCAacctttgttttttcttcttcttttgtttcatgGTTAAAACTTAAGCATTAAGAAAGGAAGAAATTCAGATGACGAACTGTTCGGTCAGGTTTGATCGAACATGAGGCTTACTGTGTTATCATGACTGACTGAATGTAGTAGGCAATTGATGCTCGACCAATTGATACAAGAGTCAGTTGTAAGAAGTCGACCAATTGAGTTGTAAGAAATCGACCAAATGATGACTAAATTTGCTCGAGTCGTTTATGTGT includes these proteins:
- the LOC113343307 gene encoding ABC transporter C family member 10-like isoform X4 — protein: MMDSVWGVFCGDTESSYINGGKACSFASLSFTYPFSCERNGIIICFCILLLLMFLLTITSKAVSSRTAEFVACIHRYTPLEVYSALYNGGVGLVYLGLGIWIIEDCLISKQRNVLPLHRWLVVLFQGFTWLLLSLTFSLRGWKFSKDILRLCCTVTCLVGGILCFSSLLVVVSYRTVSVNIILDSLSLPGAILLLLCTSERYKLEDINSSDFLYTPLSGESNVHAETNTDNRISETPFAEAGLLSKATFWWLNPLLMKGKSQTLSNEDIPQLRKVDRVESSYLMFTENLNKQKQLCASKPPSVLWAIVWCYWKQILISGFFALVKIVTLFAGPLLIKAFIEVAEGKQAFKYEGYVLAVSLFISKCIESLAQRQWYFHSRLIGVQVRSLLSAAIYKKQLRLSSAAKLVHSSGEITNYVTVDAYRVGEFPYWFHHIWTTCLQLCIALVVLVQAVGLATLAAFVVIILTVLCNTPLAKLQHEFQSKLMVAQDQRVKAMSEAIMNMKVLKMYAWETHFKGVIEKLREEEIRWVSLVQLRRAYNSLLFWSSPVLVSAATFGACYFLGIPLYASNAFTFLATLRLFQDPVRMIPEIIGVVIQAKVAFARIVKFLGAPEIQIGNARQKKNTGPFKPAIFIESGNFSWEENPLKPMLSNINLEVKPGEKVAICGEVGTGKSTLLAAILGEVPNVGGMFQVYGKIAYVSQSAWIQSGSIQDNILFGCSMDNKRYQETLQKCSLLQDLEILPFGDLTEIGERGVNLSGGQKQRIQLARALYQDADIYLMDDPFSAVDAHTTTSLFNDYLMGALSSKTVLLVTHQVDLLPTFDSILLMSDGQILCAAPYHMLLASCQGFRELVTAHNDAAGSDRTAEVSSSLSYETCSEEITSSHREKSLKQLVGPQLIKLEEKEIGDSLKPYIQYLNQNRGFIYFFLAILSHLMFVGVQILQNSWMAANVQNPHVTKLRLIVVYLLVGCSAILVLLVRIFSTVSLGLQSSKSFFSQLLNSLFHAPMSFYDSTPLGRILSRLLFVSAPMLFLAVCLQKYYFASAKEFMRINGTTKSMIANHLAESVAGAMTIRAFQVEDRLFAENLDLLDKNSSPLFHTISANEWLIQRLEILGAVVISSSVLVMVSLPPGTFSSGFVGMALSYALALNLGLVLSIQNQCTVANYIVSVERLNQYMHIPSEAPKIEEGDQRFPSWPALGMVEFHDLKVRYRPDTPLVLNGISFKIEGGHKIGIVGRTGCGKTTLVSALFRLVEPVGGKIIVDGVDISTIGLHDLRSRLGIIPQEPTLFNGTVRYNLDPPSRYTDQELWKVLQKCQLEEAVQEKGGGLDSLVADDGSNWSMGQRQLFCLGRSLLRRSRILVLDEATAFTDNATDSTLQKIIRVEFTHCTVITVAHRIPTVMDCTMVLALNDGNLVEYDEPGKLMNIEGSLFAKLVKEYWSYNSAG
- the LOC113343307 gene encoding ABC transporter C family member 10-like isoform X5 — protein: MMDSVWGVFCGDTESSYINGGKACSFASLSFTYPFSCERNGIIICFCILLLLMFLLTITSKAVSSRTAEFVACIHRYTPLEVYSALYNGGVGLVYLGLGIWIIEDCLISKQRNVLPLHRWLVVLFQGFTWLLLSLTFSLRGWKFSKDILRLCCTVTCLVGGILCFSSLLVVVSYRTVSVNIILDSLSLPGAILLLLCTSERYKLEDINSSDFLYTPLSGESNVHAETNTDNRISETPFAEAGLLSKATFWWLNPLLMKGKSQTLSNEDIPQLRKVDRVESSYLMFTENLNKQKQLCASKPPSVLWAIVWCYWKQILISGFFALVKIVTLFAGPLLIKAFIEVAEGKQAFKYEGYVLAVSLFISKCIESLAQRQWYFHSRLIGVQVRSLLSAAIYKKQLRLSSAAKLVHSSGEITNYVTVDAYRVGEFPYWFHHIWTTCLQLCIALVVLVQAVGLATLAAFVVIILTVLCNTPLAKLQHEFQSKLMVAQDQRVKAMSEAIMNMKVLKMYAWETHFKGVIEKLREEEIRWVSLVQLRRAYNSLLFWSSPVLVSAATFGACYFLGIPLYASNAFTFLATLRLFQDPVRMIPEIIGVVIQAKVAFARIVKFLGAPEIQIGNARQKKNTGPFKPAIFIESGNFSWEENPLKPMLSNINLEVKPGEKVAICGEVGTGKSTLLAAILGEVPNVGGMFQVYGKIAYVSQSAWIQSGSIQDNILFGCSMDNKRYQETLQKCSLLQDLEILPFGDLTEIGERGVNLSGGQKQRIQLARALYQDADIYLMDDPFSAVDAHTTTSLFNDYLMGALSSKTVLLVTHQVDLLPTFDSILLMSDGQILCAAPYHMLLASCQGFRELVTAHNDAAGSDRTAEVSSSLSYETCSEEITSSHREKSLKQLVGPQLIKLEEKEIGDSLKPYIQYLNQNRGCSAILVLLVRIFSTVSLGLQSSKSFFSQLLNSLFHAPMSFYDSTPLGRILSRVSSDLSILDLDVPFGVVVAVSSTSTVYANLGVLAVITWQLLFVSAPMLFLAVCLQKYYFASAKEFMRINGTTKSMIANHLAESVAGAMTIRAFQVEDRLFAENLDLLDKNSSPLFHTISANEWLIQRLEILGAVVISSSVLVMVSLPPGTFSSGFVGMALSYALALNLGLVLSIQNQCTVANYIVSVERLNQYMHIPSEAPKIEEGDQRFPSWPALGMVEFHDLKVRYRPDTPLVLNGISFKIEGGHKIGIVGRTGCGKTTLVSALFRLVEPVGGKIIVDGVDISTIGLHDLRSRLGIIPQEPTLFNGTVRYNLDPPSRYTDQELWKVLQKCQLEEAVQEKGGGLDSLVADDGSNWSMGQRQLFCLGRSLLRRSRILVLDEATAFTDNATDSTLQKIIRVEFTHCTVITVAHRIPTVMDCTMVLALNDGNLVEYDEPGKLMNIEGSLFAKLVKEYWSYNSAG
- the LOC113343307 gene encoding ABC transporter C family member 10-like isoform X3, with the translated sequence MMDSVWGVFCGDTESSYINGGKACSFASLSFTYPFSCERNGIIICFCILLLLMFLLTITSKAVSSRTAEFVACIHRYTPLEVYSALYNGGVGLVYLGLGIWIIEDCLISKQRNVLPLHRWLVVLFQGFTWLLLSLTFSLRGWKFSKDILRLCCTVTCLVGGILCFSSLLVVVSYRTVSVNIILDSLSLPGAILLLLCTSERYKLEDINSSDFLYTPLSGESNVHAETNTDNRISETPFAEAGLLSKATFWWLNPLLMKGKSQTLSNEDIPQLRKVDRVESSYLMFTENLNKQKQLCASKPPSVLWAIVWCYWKQILISGFFALVKIVTLFAGPLLIKAFIEVAEGKQAFKYEGYVLAVSLFISKCIESLAQRQWYFHSRLIGVQVRSLLSAAIYKKQLRLSSAAKLVHSSGEITNYVTVDAYRVGEFPYWFHHIWTTCLQLCIALVVLVQAVGLATLAAFVVIILTVLCNTPLAKLQHEFQSKLMVAQDQRVKAMSEAIMNMKVLKMYAWETHFKGVIEKLREEEIRWVSLVQLRRAYNSLLFWSSPVLVSAATFGACYFLGIPLYASNAFTFLATLRLFQDPVRMIPEIIGVVIQAKVAFARIVKFLGAPEIQIGNARQKKNTGPFKPAIFIESGNFSWEENPLKPMLSNINLEVKPGEKVAICGEVGTGKSTLLAAILGEVPNVGGMFQVYGKIAYVSQSAWIQSGSIQDNILFGCSMDNKRYQETLQKCSLLQDLEILPFGDLTEIGERGVNLSGGQKQRIQLARALYQDADIYLMDDPFSAVDAHTTTSLFNVSLRFIFHDNEKLKLMSDGQILCAAPYHMLLASCQGFRELVTAHNDAAGSDRTAEVSSSLSYETCSEEITSSHREKSLKQLVGPQLIKLEEKEIGDSLKPYIQYLNQNRGFIYFFLAILSHLMFVGVQILQNSWMAANVQNPHVTKLRLIVVYLLVGCSAILVLLVRIFSTVSLGLQSSKSFFSQLLNSLFHAPMSFYDSTPLGRILSRVSSDLSILDLDVPFGVVVAVSSTSTVYANLGVLAVITWQLLFVSAPMLFLAVCLQKYYFASAKEFMRINGTTKSMIANHLAESVAGAMTIRAFQVEDRLFAENLDLLDKNSSPLFHTISANEWLIQRLEILGAVVISSSVLVMVSLPPGTFSSGFVGMALSYALALNLGLVLSIQNQCTVANYIVSVERLNQYMHIPSEAPKIEEGDQRFPSWPALGMVEFHDLKVRYRPDTPLVLNGISFKIEGGHKIGIVGRTGCGKTTLVSALFRLVEPVGGKIIVDGVDISTIGLHDLRSRLGIIPQEPTLFNGTVRYNLDPPSRYTDQELWKVLQKCQLEEAVQEKGGGLDSLVADDGSNWSMGQRQLFCLGRSLLRRSRILVLDEATAFTDNATDSTLQKIIRVEFTHCTVITVAHRIPTVMDCTMVLALNDGNLVEYDEPGKLMNIEGSLFAKLVKEYWSYNSAG
- the LOC113343307 gene encoding ABC transporter C family member 10-like isoform X1 is translated as MMDSVWGVFCGDTESSYINGGKACSFASLSFTYPFSCERNGIIICFCILLLLMFLLTITSKAVSSRTAEFVACIHRYTPLEVYSALYNGGVGLVYLGLGIWIIEDCLISKQRNVLPLHRWLVVLFQGFTWLLLSLTFSLRGWKFSKDILRLCCTVTCLVGGILCFSSLLVVVSYRTVSVNIILDSLSLPGAILLLLCTSERYKLEDINSSDFLYTPLSGESNVHAETNTDNRISETPFAEAGLLSKATFWWLNPLLMKGKSQTLSNEDIPQLRKVDRVESSYLMFTENLNKQKQLCASKPPSVLWAIVWCYWKQILISGFFALVKIVTLFAGPLLIKAFIEVAEGKQAFKYEGYVLAVSLFISKCIESLAQRQWYFHSRLIGVQVRSLLSAAIYKKQLRLSSAAKLVHSSGEITNYVTVDAYRVGEFPYWFHHIWTTCLQLCIALVVLVQAVGLATLAAFVVIILTVLCNTPLAKLQHEFQSKLMVAQDQRVKAMSEAIMNMKVLKMYAWETHFKGVIEKLREEEIRWVSLVQLRRAYNSLLFWSSPVLVSAATFGACYFLGIPLYASNAFTFLATLRLFQDPVRMIPEIIGVVIQAKVAFARIVKFLGAPEIQIGNARQKKNTGPFKPAIFIESGNFSWEENPLKPMLSNINLEVKPGEKVAICGEVGTGKSTLLAAILGEVPNVGGMFQVYGKIAYVSQSAWIQSGSIQDNILFGCSMDNKRYQETLQKCSLLQDLEILPFGDLTEIGERGVNLSGGQKQRIQLARALYQDADIYLMDDPFSAVDAHTTTSLFNDYLMGALSSKTVLLVTHQVDLLPTFDSILLMSDGQILCAAPYHMLLASCQGFRELVTAHNDAAGSDRTAEVSSSLSYETCSEEITSSHREKSLKQLVGPQLIKLEEKEIGDSLKPYIQYLNQNRGFIYFFLAILSHLMFVGVQILQNSWMAANVQNPHVTKLRLIVVYLLVGCSAILVLLVRIFSTVSLGLQSSKSFFSQLLNSLFHAPMSFYDSTPLGRILSRVSSDLSILDLDVPFGVVVAVSSTSTVYANLGVLAVITWQLLFVSAPMLFLAVCLQKYYFASAKEFMRINGTTKSMIANHLAESVAGAMTIRAFQVEDRLFAENLDLLDKNSSPLFHTISANEWLIQRLEILGAVVISSSVLVMVSLPPGTFSSGFVGMALSYALALNLGLVLSIQNQCTVANYIVSVERLNQYMHIPSEAPKIEEGDQRFPSWPALGMVEFHDLKVRYRPDTPLVLNGISFKIEGGHKIGIVGRTGCGKTTLVSALFRLVEPVGGKIIVDGVDISTIGLHDLRSRLGIIPQEPTLFNGTVRYNLDPPSRYTDQELWKVLQKCQLEEAVQEKGGGLDSLVADDGSNWSMGQRQLFCLGRSLLRRSRILVLDEATAFTDNATDSTLQKIIRVEFTHCTVITVAHRIPTVMDCTMVLALNDGNLVEYDEPGKLMNIEGSLFAKLVKEYWSYNSAG
- the LOC113343307 gene encoding ABC transporter C family member 10-like isoform X2; amino-acid sequence: MMDSVWGVFCGDTESSYINGGKACSFASLSFTYPFSCERNGIIICFCILLLLMFLLTITSKAVSSRTAEFVACIHRYTPLEVYSALYNGGVGLVYLGLGIWIIEDCLISKQRNVLPLHRWLVVLFQGFTWLLLSLTFSLRGWKFSKDILRLCCTVTCLVGGILCFSSLLVVVSYRTVSVNIILDSLSLPGAILLLLCTSERYKLEDINSSDFLYTPLSGESNVHAETNTDNRISETPFAEAGLLSKATFWWLNPLLMKGKSQTLSNEDIPQLRKVDRVESSYLMFTENLNKQKQLCASKPPSVLWAIVWCYWKQILISGFFALVKIVTLFAGPLLIKAFIEVAEGKQAFKYEGYVLAVSLFISKCIESLAQRQWYFHSRLIGVQVRSLLSAAIYKKQLRLSSAAKLVHSSGEITNYVTVDAYRVGEFPYWFHHIWTTCLQLCIALVVLVQAVGLATLAAFVVIILTVLCNTPLAKLQHEFQSKLMVAQDQRVKAMSEAIMNMKVLKMYAWETHFKGVIEKLREEEIRWVSLVQLRRAYNSLLFWSSPVLVSAATFGACYFLGIPLYASNAFTFLATLRLFQDPVRMIPEIIGVVIQAKVAFARIVKFLGAPEIQIGNARQKKNTGPFKPAIFIESGNFSWEENPLKPMLSNINLEVKPGEKVAICGEVGTGKSTLLAAILGEVPNVGGMFQVYGKIAYVSQSAWIQSGSIQDNILFGCSMDNKRYQETLQKCSLLQDLEILPFGDLTEIGERGVNLSGGQKQRIQLARALYQDADIYLMDDPFSAVDAHTTTSLFNDYLMGALSSKTVLLVTHQVDLLPTFDSILLMSDGQILCAAPYHMLLASCQGFRELVTAHNDAAGSDRTAEVSSSLSYETCSEEITSSHREKSLKQLVGPQLIKLEEKEIGDSLKPYIQYLNQNRGFIYFFLAILSHLMFVGVQILQNSWMAANVQNPHVTKLRLIVVYLLVGCSAILVLLVRIFSTVSLGLQSSKSFFSQLLNSLFHAPMSFYDSTPLGRILSRVSSDLSILDLDVPFGVVVAVSSTSTVYANLGVLAVITWQLLFVSAPMLFLAVCLQKYYFASAKEFMRINGTTKSMIANHLAESVAGAMTIRAFQVEDRLFAENLDLLDKNSSPLFHTISANEWLIQRLEILGAVVISSSVLVMVSLPPGTFSSGFVGMALSYALALNLGLVLSIQNQCTVANYIVSVERLNQYMHIPSEAPKIEEGDQRFPSWPALGMVEFHDLKVRYRPDTPLVLNGISFKIEGGHKIGIVGRTGCGKTTLVSALFRLVEPVGGKIIVDGVDISTIGLHDLRSRLGIIPQEPTLFNGTVRYNLDPPSRYTDQELWKVLQKCQLEEAVQEKGGGLDSLDDGSNWSMGQRQLFCLGRSLLRRSRILVLDEATAFTDNATDSTLQKIIRVEFTHCTVITVAHRIPTVMDCTMVLALNDGNLVEYDEPGKLMNIEGSLFAKLVKEYWSYNSAG